One region of Vespa crabro chromosome 15, iyVesCrab1.2, whole genome shotgun sequence genomic DNA includes:
- the LOC124429357 gene encoding polyadenylate-binding protein 2 encodes MSESDLLANDHIDGLDGLENGQDGDAIMQCDGVKRELNEANIDDPELEAIKARVREMEEEAEKLKQLQSEVDKQMNMGSPPGITSPLNMSLEDKMEVDNRSIYVGNVDYGATAEELEQHFHGCGSVNRVTILCNKYDGHPKGFAYIEFAERDSVQTAMAMDESMFRGRQIKVMPKRTNRPGLSMTNRGPRGVRGYRGMARGIIRGSAYFGYRPTRRLRSYRRGYYMPY; translated from the exons ATGTCTGAATCAGATTTATTAGCTAATGACCATATTGATGGCCTTGATGGACTTGAAAATGGTCAAGATGGTGATGCTATTATGCAGTGTGATGGAGTTAAACGTGAATTGAATGAAGCAAATATAGATGATCCA gAACTAGAAGCTATAAAGGCGCGTGtaagagagatggaagaagaagcagaaaaatTAAAGCAACTACAATCGGAGGTGGATAAACAGATGAACATGGGTAGTCCACCTGGAATCa cGAGCCCATTGAACATGTCACTCGAAGATAAAATGGAAGTTGACAATCGATCTATATATGTTGGAAAT GTAGATTATGGTGCCACAGCAGAAGAATTAGAACAACATTTCCATGGCTGTGGTAGTGTCAACAGAGTAACAATACTTTGTAACAAATATGATGGTCATCCCAAAGGTTTTGCTTACATCGAATTTGCAGAACGTGATTCTGTACAAACTGCAATGGCTATGGATGAATCTATGTTTAGAGGACGCCAAATTAAAGTTATgccaaaaagaacaaatagacCAGGGCTATCAATGACAAATAG ggGGCCTAGGGGTGTACGAGGTTATCGTGGCATGGCTCGAGGGATAATTCGTGGCAGTGCATACTTTGGATACAGACCTACTAGGAGGCTAAG aaGTTACAGGCGAGGGTACTATATGccatattaa
- the LOC124429355 gene encoding uncharacterized protein LOC124429355 isoform X2, whose protein sequence is MFENGSLLRRRKRFKLHKPDKELLKSELQALASAMPPPCSDQSPVNNVNTSPTSSTTGTGINVASLHRLRDDLLRWEMEERRMMITSASSGTNAAFPNGSSPSPSGFEANNEAVAGYYLLSPEVRQRLTSTEGSNEILRTYEAALLQSGTWNFSTFPVSPYVSQLSYLQQTTGQLQPSNTAESPDTRRLCTRSSLPGLDVRENNERFLSENNNLYELGYRDNVNEDESLSSSSRISAIYGSIITAPPSPTSSMSPGSPISKSYRPNNNRSSPVLSITTDPITNLTTDRVTSQTSSPNNRDPIVNLTSTINNTSLSSSLGIGKKTKKPFTIENIIAPDENELIEPKTVSLESTTKKSPLLAPRPLYAAGYPLPVASSAIQRHSYGTAT, encoded by the coding sequence ATGTTCGAAAACGGCTCGCTTCTTCGTCGTCGGAAACGTTTCAAACTTCACAAGCCCGACAAGGAATTGTTAAAATCGGAACTTCAAGCGTTAGCTTCGGCGATGCCACCACCGTGTTCGGACCAATCGCCAGTAAATAATGTCAATACCAGTCCAACGAGCAGTACAACAGGGACAGGTATAAACGTAGCGAGTTTACATAGATTGAGAGACGATCTGTTACGTTGGGAAATGGAGGAAAGACGAATGATGATAACTTCGGCTAGTTCCGGAACAAACGCGGCTTTCCCGAACGGCTCGAGTCCAAGTCCAAGTGGATTCGAAGCTAACAATGAAGCTGTTGCCGGATATTACCTCTTGTCACCGGAAGTTAGACAAAGATTGACCAGTACCGAGGGTAGCAACGAAATTCTAAGGACATACGAAGCTGCCCTGCTTCAGTCAGGTACTTGGAACTTTTCTACGTTCCCTGTCTCACCTTATGTGTCCCAATTGTCTTATCTTCAACAAACGACGGGACAACTTCAACCATCCAATACCGCCGAGTCCCCGGATACTCGTCGACTTTGTACTCGTTCATCTTTACCTGGACTCGATGTCAGAGAGAACAATGAACGTTTCTTGAGTGAAAATAACAATCTCTATGAATTGGGTTACCGCGATAATGTTAACGAGGATGAATCCTTGTCGTCTTCATCAAGAATCAGTGCAATCTATGGTAGCATCATAACGGCACCACCTTCACCAACTTCATCCATGTCACCTGGCTCACCTATTTCTAAGAGCTATCGacctaataataatcgatcctCGCCTGTACTTAGCATAACTACCGACCCAATCACTAATTTAACAACGGATCGTGTCACGTCTCAGACATCATCACCGAATAATCGAGATCCTATCGTTAATCTAACTTCAACCATCAATAATACCAGTCTATCGTCTTCGCTGGGCATtgggaagaaaacgaagaaaccTTTTACAATCGAGAATATCATCGCACCTGACgaaaatgaattaatcgaACCAAAAACTGTGTCACTCGAATCGACGACAAAGAAGTCACCACTTTTAGCACCCAGACCACTTTATGCCGCTGGTTATCCTTTACCTGTCGCTAGTTCGGCCATTCAAAGACATTCCTATGGAACTGCAACTTAA
- the LOC124429355 gene encoding defective pharyngeal development protein 4-like isoform X1: protein MPRPSRDTYGDQKPPFSYISLTAMAIWSSRDKMLPLAEIYKFIADRFPYYRKDTRRWQNSLRHNLSFNDCFIKVPRGPHRPGKGAYWALHPGALSMFENGSLLRRRKRFKLHKPDKELLKSELQALASAMPPPCSDQSPVNNVNTSPTSSTTGTGINVASLHRLRDDLLRWEMEERRMMITSASSGTNAAFPNGSSPSPSGFEANNEAVAGYYLLSPEVRQRLTSTEGSNEILRTYEAALLQSGTWNFSTFPVSPYVSQLSYLQQTTGQLQPSNTAESPDTRRLCTRSSLPGLDVRENNERFLSENNNLYELGYRDNVNEDESLSSSSRISAIYGSIITAPPSPTSSMSPGSPISKSYRPNNNRSSPVLSITTDPITNLTTDRVTSQTSSPNNRDPIVNLTSTINNTSLSSSLGIGKKTKKPFTIENIIAPDENELIEPKTVSLESTTKKSPLLAPRPLYAAGYPLPVASSAIQRHSYGTAT, encoded by the exons ATGCCGCGGCCGTCGCGCGATACTTACGGAGATCAAAAGCCACCGTTCTCTTACATATCGCTCACGGCAATGGCGATATGGTCTTCTCGAGATAAAATGTTACCACTCgctgaaatttataaatttatcgcCGATCGATTTCCATATTATCGTAAGGACACGCGCCGATGGCAGAACTCACTCAGGCACAATCTTTCCTTCAACGATTGCTTCATCAAG GTACCACGTGGACCGCACAGACCAGGCAAAGGTGCCTATTGGGCCCTTCATCCAGGTGCTCTGTCGATGTTCGAAAACGGCTCGCTTCTTCGTCGTCGGAAACGTTTCAAACTTCACAAGCCCGACAAGGAATTGTTAAAATCGGAACTTCAAGCGTTAGCTTCGGCGATGCCACCACCGTGTTCGGACCAATCGCCAGTAAATAATGTCAATACCAGTCCAACGAGCAGTACAACAGGGACAGGTATAAACGTAGCGAGTTTACATAGATTGAGAGACGATCTGTTACGTTGGGAAATGGAGGAAAGACGAATGATGATAACTTCGGCTAGTTCCGGAACAAACGCGGCTTTCCCGAACGGCTCGAGTCCAAGTCCAAGTGGATTCGAAGCTAACAATGAAGCTGTTGCCGGATATTACCTCTTGTCACCGGAAGTTAGACAAAGATTGACCAGTACCGAGGGTAGCAACGAAATTCTAAGGACATACGAAGCTGCCCTGCTTCAGTCAGGTACTTGGAACTTTTCTACGTTCCCTGTCTCACCTTATGTGTCCCAATTGTCTTATCTTCAACAAACGACGGGACAACTTCAACCATCCAATACCGCCGAGTCCCCGGATACTCGTCGACTTTGTACTCGTTCATCTTTACCTGGACTCGATGTCAGAGAGAACAATGAACGTTTCTTGAGTGAAAATAACAATCTCTATGAATTGGGTTACCGCGATAATGTTAACGAGGATGAATCCTTGTCGTCTTCATCAAGAATCAGTGCAATCTATGGTAGCATCATAACGGCACCACCTTCACCAACTTCATCCATGTCACCTGGCTCACCTATTTCTAAGAGCTATCGacctaataataatcgatcctCGCCTGTACTTAGCATAACTACCGACCCAATCACTAATTTAACAACGGATCGTGTCACGTCTCAGACATCATCACCGAATAATCGAGATCCTATCGTTAATCTAACTTCAACCATCAATAATACCAGTCTATCGTCTTCGCTGGGCATtgggaagaaaacgaagaaaccTTTTACAATCGAGAATATCATCGCACCTGACgaaaatgaattaatcgaACCAAAAACTGTGTCACTCGAATCGACGACAAAGAAGTCACCACTTTTAGCACCCAGACCACTTTATGCCGCTGGTTATCCTTTACCTGTCGCTAGTTCGGCCATTCAAAGACATTCCTATGGAACTGCAACTTAA
- the LOC124429353 gene encoding protein zyg-11 homolog B-like yields MFESPRSLQEVCIDFICDNVLALCEVHPGDTGEHSNGSFSPTACDQVSCTLSDSSSETTTTIRTLSNDVSPSLATRLSFKYPDAFLPTEISEQLLSSLCEKKTLSDLTITLFDSKSTRLRHVKLKDASTLSAKGLKVLKQHKVVDLVVNGLKVTVNDLISCLGDWSLQNLRSLSVAKGSFMDCSRYCVVVTLSKLRALHTLNVSGTEFNKHGLEIVVEDLPLLENLDISCTRVDDITPLRKCKDRLKTLTMYNIKISGCGSLIPVLLELNELRNLDISDEKDTYAFEMFAPKKQKIGDFLKAVHCMPHLTSLDLSGKDEINPKDLKEFIKAHPQLKFLGLVHSDTCYEDSLINPENKDYKPDLIVSGTATESQILEALRRYTCRSVYVQKCLFNLFRLTPNFFEPRVDVIKLVLPGMREHPQEFRVQMAATACLYNLTKGESAIMIHPSILKQIVDLTLTAMESYPTHYQLQKNTLLTLCSDRILQDVAFDKYRCARLVMNCLSTFDDASMNRMSVAICSILAAKISTAETSMLGAQPQYMSKLLTMVRSKVQSKSVDITMKFTLSALWNLTDESATTCKVFLDEGGMELFLQVLESFQGESSVETKVLGLLNNIAEVVHLRPRLMQTRFISMLSLLLDSVHIDVSYFAAGIAAHLLSDGPSAWSSMLSQPSREQLLDQLAHAVTHWQTPQGEMVAYRSFQPFFPLLRCSDAYPVQLWAVWAIHHVCTKNPKRYCSMLTREGGVETLKYLEETHTENTTHPNLQSLCRSILETLESNSC; encoded by the exons ATGTTCGAGTCACCAAGAAGTTTGCAAGAAGTCTGCATAGATTTTATTTGCGATAATGTTTTGGCTTTGTGTGAAGTACATCCTGGTGACACAGGTGAACATTCAAATGGATCATTCTCTCCCACTGCATGTG ATCAAGTTAGTTGTACATTGAGTGATAGTAGCTCTGAAACTACAACAACAATACGTACGTTGTCCAATGATGTATCACCAAGTTTGGCTACAAGACTTAGTTTCAAATATCCTGATGCCTTTTTGCCAACTGAAATATCAGAACAATTATTGTCTAGCCTttgtgaaaagaaaacattatcCGATCTAACGATTACACTTTTTGATTCAAAATCAACTAGATTAAG gcatgtaaaattaaaagatgcATCTACGCTATCTGCAAAAGGTTTAAAAGTTCTTAAACAACATAAAGTTGTAGATTTGGTAGTAAATGGCTTAAAAGTCACTGTTAATGATCTGATCAGCTGTTTAGGCGATTGGAGTTTGCAAAATCTTAGATCATTGAGTGTAGCAAAGGGCAGTTTTATGGATTGCTCAAg ATATTGTGTAGTAGTAACACTGAGCAAATTACGCGCGCTGCATACTTTGAATGTCTCAGGAACAGAATTTAATAAACATGGATTAGAAATAGTGGTTGAAGATCTTCCACTTTTAGAAAATTTAGATATATCATGTACTAGAGTTGATGATATAACACCATTAAGAAAATGTAAGGACCGTTTAAAAACTCTAACtatgtacaatataaaaataagtggATGTGGAAGTCTAATACCTGTTTTATTGGAATTAAATGAATTGAGAAACTTGGATATTTCTGATGAAAAAGATACATATGCTTTTGAAATGTTTGCGcctaagaaacaaaaaataggaGATTTTCTGAAAGCTGTACATTGTATGCCACATTTAACTAGTTTAGATTTGTCCG gtaaagatgaaataaatccgaaagatttaaaagaatttattaaagcGCACCcacaattaaaatttcttggTCTTGTACATTCTGACACTTGTTATGAGGATAGTTTAATAAATCctgaaaataaagattataaaccTGACCTTATC GTCAGTGGTACAGCAACTGAATCCCAAATTCTAGAAGCTTTGAGAAGATATACTTGTCGATCAGTTTATGTTCAAAAATGTTTGTTTAATCTGTTTCGTTTAACACCAAATTTCTTCGAACCACGCGTAGATGTAATCAAATTAGTGCTGCCTGGAATGCGAGAACATCCACAAGAATTTCGTGTGCAAATGGCAGCAACCGCGTGCCTTTACAATCTTACAAAAGGTGAATCAGCAATAATGATTCATCCATCAATTCTTAAACAAATAGTTGACTTAACATTGACTGCCATGGAATCATACCCAACTCACTATCAGCtacaaaaaaatacattattgaCACTGTGTAGTGACAGAATTTTACAAGATGTTGCATTTGATAAATATAg GTGTGCAAGATTAGTAATGAATTGTTTATCGACATTCGATGATGCATCAATGAATCGAATGTCAGTAGCAATTTGCTCCATTTTAGCAGCAAAAATATCAACAGCAGAAACATCTATGCTTGGTGCACAACCGCAATATAtgtcaaagttattaacaatgGTCAGATCAAAAGTTCAATCTAAATCAGTTGATATTACAATGAAATTCACATTAAGTGCCCTATGGAATTTAACGGACGAAAGTGCCACTACATGCAAAGTTTTTTTGGATGAGGGAGGAATGGAGTTATTTCTTCAAGTACTTGAAAGTTTTCAAGGTGAATCTAGCGTGGAGACTAAAGTACTTGgtctattaaataatatagctGAG gTTGTACATCTGAGGCCACGACTTATGCAAACTCGTTTCATATCAATGCTTTCCTTGCTCTTAGATTCTGTACACATTGATGTATCTTACTTCGCTGCTGGTATCGCAGCACATTTGCTAAGCGATGGTCCTAGTGCCTggagttcaatgctttcacaaCCTAGTAGAGAACAATTACTAGATCAGTTAGCTCATGCTGTTACTCACTGGCAAACTCCACAAGGAGAGATGGTTGCTTATAGAAGTTTTCAACcatttttccctcttttgCGTTGTTCAGATGCATATCCTGTTCAGCTTTGGGCAGTATGGGCGATACATCATGTGTGCACAAAAAATC cAAAACGCTATTGTAGCATGTTAACCAGAGAAGGTGGAGtagaaacattaaaatatctgGAAGAAACACATACAGAAAATACAACACATCCAAATTTGCAGTCTTTATGTCGATCAATTCTTGAAACACTGGAATCAAATTCTTGTTAA